The genomic region ACCGCGGCGCCGCCGCCAATGCGGCCCAGCGCCTCGATGGCGGCCACGGCGACGTTGTCGTCCGGGTGCAGCGTCAGCTTCGCCAGCAGCGGCACGGCGCGCCGGCTGCGGCGCCGGCCCAGCACCTGCGCCACGTCACAGACGACGGCGGGGTTGGCGTCCTCGCCGAGCGCGATGACGCACCCGTCCACCTCGCCCGTGGAGGCCACCAGCGCCTCGACGATGGCGGCCAGGCGGGCCTCGTTGTCGCGCCGGTGCTGGAGCAGCTCGCACAGCGGCTCGACGGCCGGGGTGCCCATGCGCGCCAGCGCGCCGATGACGGCGCGGCGCACCGCCCAGCTCGGCGTCTCCAGGTCCACGATGAGGAACTCCAGGCTGGAGGCGCCACGGCGGGCGAGCGCCTCCACCTCCTCCACGCGGGAGCGGTCCTCCGAGGACAGAGACAGCGGATGGCTGGGGGCTCTCACGCCTGCTCCACCGCGCGGGCCGACTTCCCCTCCGGCCTCCACGCGCCTCTCAAGAGCCCGCTCAGCCGCGTCAGGTGCTCCACCTGCTCGCCCTGCATCCGCGACAGCTGGGTGATGCGCGTCGTCACCTCGCGCACCTCCCCGGCGGTGCTCGCCGTGCCGCGCGCCTGCTGCGCGGTGGTGGCGGCGATCTCCCGGGAGCGGTTGCGCATGTCCTCCACCGCGCGGGCGATCTGCTCGGTCATCGCGGCCTGCTCCGTGGAGGCCTTGGCCACCGCCGACACGGCGGCCACCTGACGGCTGGAGGAGGCGGTGGTGGCGTTGAGCACCTCGGCCTGCTCGTCCAGCGCGCGCGACGTCTGCTTCGCCACGCGGCGCACCTCCTCGCCGCTGCGCGACAGCAAGGTCAGCGCCTGGCTCTGCTCGTCGGTGGCGCGCGTCACCTCCGCGGCCAGCTTCGCCACCTGGCGGGCGGCCGTCTCGCTCTGCTTCACCGCCCGGCCCTGCTCGGTGACGGCCTTGGCCACGTGGGACACCTGCTTGCGCGTGTCCTCCATGGCCCGGGCCACCTCGCCGGCGGCCTTGGCCTGCTCCGCCAGGCCAGCCAGGGTGCGCTGGGTGAAGGTCGACACCTCCTGCGCGAGCGCGGCCACGCCGGCCACCTCCTTGTTCTGCGCCACCACCGCCGAGCTCACCTGGTGCACCAGCGCGCGCATCTGCGTGGCCGTCTTCGCCAGCTCTCCGGCCGCCGAGGCCTGCTCCTGCATGGCGCGGGACACCTGCTCGGCGGACGCGGCGAGCTGCCCGTTGGAGCGCACCGCGTCCCGGAGCGCGCGCGCCTGGTCCACCGTGGCCTGCGTCGTCTGCTTGGCCATGCGGCGCATCTCCGCCGCGCCCTGCGCCAGGGACTGCGCCGCCTGCGCCTGCTCCGTGGCGGACGCGGTGATGAGGCGGCCCTGCTCGCTCACCCGGCCGGTGGCCTGCGAGAGCGCCTGCACCGCCTGCACCTGCTCGTTGGTGGCGCGCGACACCTCGCGCACCGTCGTGCCCAGCTCGTCCACGCCCTTGAGGATGGCGCCCAGCGCCCGCTCCGCGTCGGCCGCCAGCGAGGCGCCCTCGTCCGCCGCGCGCACGCCGTCGCCGGTGGCCGCAGCCGCCTCGCGCGCCGTGTTCTGCAGGCCCCGGACGATCTTCGCCACGTCCGCGCTGGCCGCCGCCGCCCGGTCCGCCAGCGCGCGGATCTCCTCGGCCACCACCGCGAAGCCGCGCCCGTGCTCGCCCGCGCGCGCCGCCTCGATGCTGGCGTTGAGCGACAGCAGGTTGGTGCGGTCCGCGATGAGGTTGATCGTCTGGACGATGTCGCCGATCTCCTCGGCGCGCCGGCCCATCTCCTTCATCACCCCGGCGGACTCGGTGATGGACTGGCGGATGCGGGTGAAGCCGGAGATGGAGCGGGCCACGGTGGCGCCACCCTCGCGGGCGGTGGTGCTGACGCGCTCACCGGTGGCGCGCGCCTCCTCGGCCATCTGCGCGATGCGCCGCGTGGACGTCTCCAGCTGGCCGGAGGACG from Hyalangium gracile harbors:
- a CDS encoding methyl-accepting chemotaxis protein, which encodes MPTENVNAAQAVEDPRVLAESASRSVQESAGVLQTVEQLASRLMANGNEQAAASEQVRASIEAVAASVEETSASVQALVRSQRAVSESARSVQQEVEQTAGAIQELTASIGAVRKDGAALSTSADNIAATLEQTARSVKGVSASAEDLAAASEELLATMTQMNATVTDVVARNQTSASAAEQVAATMEEMSKGITRLATDAQGVGERVATVTTAVVGIGRALGEVSRDATSMAASVEETASTTEEVARSVRGVAEHARTLEASATSTASTVTEVAASVEEVAATAEKNAATVDANAATIEQLARSAQTVARSAEQINTLAAVSATSSGQLETSTRRIAQMAEEARATGERVSTTAREGGATVARSISGFTRIRQSITESAGVMKEMGRRAEEIGDIVQTINLIADRTNLLSLNASIEAARAGEHGRGFAVVAEEIRALADRAAAASADVAKIVRGLQNTAREAAAATGDGVRAADEGASLAADAERALGAILKGVDELGTTVREVSRATNEQVQAVQALSQATGRVSEQGRLITASATEQAQAAQSLAQGAAEMRRMAKQTTQATVDQARALRDAVRSNGQLAASAEQVSRAMQEQASAAGELAKTATQMRALVHQVSSAVVAQNKEVAGVAALAQEVSTFTQRTLAGLAEQAKAAGEVARAMEDTRKQVSHVAKAVTEQGRAVKQSETAARQVAKLAAEVTRATDEQSQALTLLSRSGEEVRRVAKQTSRALDEQAEVLNATTASSSRQVAAVSAVAKASTEQAAMTEQIARAVEDMRNRSREIAATTAQQARGTASTAGEVREVTTRITQLSRMQGEQVEHLTRLSGLLRGAWRPEGKSARAVEQA